From Bacteroides uniformis:
AAACGCAATTGGGCATTAAATAATAGAATTATCTATGATAGAGCAAGCGCGGATAGTTTTATCCGCGCTTATTTTTTATACATTACTGAGAAATTTGCATTATCTTTGCATGGTACATAGTCTTTAGAAAGCATGAAACAGACATTACCTTCTGCAGCCGGTCCCATCGGAATATTCGATTCCGGATATGGCGGACTGACCATCCTGAGCAAGATACGGGAAGCCCTTCCCCAATATGATTACATTTATCTGGGCGACAACGCGCGCGCGCCTTACGGAACCCGCTCGTTCGAGATTGTCTATGAGTTCACCTTGCAGGCAGTCACCAAACTGTTCGAGATGGGTTGTCACCTCGTCATTCTGGCATGCAATACAGCTTCGGCAAAAGCTCTGCGCAACATACAAATGAATGATTTGCCTCGCCTCGACCCTATGCGCCGTGTGTTGGGAGTAATTCGCCCAACCGTAGAATGCATAGGGAACATTACCCAAAGCCGCCATGTGGGAGTGCTTGCCACGGCAGGAACCATCAAGTCTGAATCCTATCCGTTGGAAGTGCATAAACTCTTCCCCGACATCAAAGTGAGCGGTGAAGCCTGCCCTCTATGGGTATCCCTCGTAGAAAACAATGAGGCACAAGGTGAGGGTACTGACTACTTCATACGCAAAAACATCGGCAACCTGCTGGCCAAAGACACGCAGATAGACACCGTCATTCTGGGCTGCACGCACTTCCCGTTGCTGCTGCCCAAGATACAGCAATACATGCCCGACGGCATCACGACCGTCACTCAGGGGGAACTGGTAGCAGACAGCCTGAAAGACTATCTTCACCGCCATCCGGAA
This genomic window contains:
- the murI gene encoding glutamate racemase, with translation MKQTLPSAAGPIGIFDSGYGGLTILSKIREALPQYDYIYLGDNARAPYGTRSFEIVYEFTLQAVTKLFEMGCHLVILACNTASAKALRNIQMNDLPRLDPMRRVLGVIRPTVECIGNITQSRHVGVLATAGTIKSESYPLEVHKLFPDIKVSGEACPLWVSLVENNEAQGEGTDYFIRKNIGNLLAKDTQIDTVILGCTHFPLLLPKIQQYMPDGITTVTQGELVADSLKDYLHRHPEMDKKCTKGGRCVYRTTESEEKFTESASTFLNESIRVERIEL